Within the Thermoplasmata archaeon genome, the region GCGCTTCGCGGCCCTGCCGCCGGAGGCGCTCCTGGACCGGTGGATCCGGGCCGCGTCCGAGCGGCTCGACCGCCTCGAGCAGGATCGCGAGCGGATCCTGGCCCGGTGGCAGGAGAGCCTGGAGGAGATCGGCGAGAGCGACCCCCGGAAGTTCACGGTCATCGAGGGGCGGGAGGCGATCCGCCGGTTCCTCATCAAGCGGATCGGATCGGCCGAGCGCCAGATCCTCGTCAGCGTAAGCGGCGGAGCCCTCGCCCGTCTCATGGACACAGGGGTCGACCGGGCCCTGAAGGAGGCGCATGCGCGCGGGGTCAAGGTCCGCGTCGTCACCGAGGTCGATCGAGCGCACCTGGGCGAGGCGAAGCACTTCGCGGGGTTCACCGAGCTCAGGCACGTCGAGACGTCCGTCGCGAACCAGGCGGCGGTCATCGATCGCTCGGGCACGCTCCTGTTCCTCTCCGGGGAGGACGACGGAGGGCGCACAGAGGAGGAGCAGGTCGCCCTGTGGTCGAGTGCCCGGGCGTTCATCGATCTCGCCCGGGAGTACCACCGGCGGCTCTGGATCCCAGCGGTCCGGGCCGAGGAACGGCTCGTGGAGATCGAGGTGCCGGACACCGCGACGCTCCTTGTCGTGGAGGGTCACGAGCGCGAACCGTTCCGTCGCCTGAAGGAGATGACCGGGCTCGGGATGCGCGCGACGGGGATCCGCGAGCTCCAGCTCAAGGTTCCCGAACTCATCCAGACGATCGCACGCCAGATCGGCCGGCAGATCGCCAACGAGGTCGAAGGAGGTACGCCAACGGAAGTGGCGCGCTCGCTCCAATCGTACTATCAGGCGCACACGTCGAGCCGGCTCGAGATCCTCAAAGAGCGGCCCCTCACCGTGCGCGTGACCAACTGCTTCGCGTGCACCAACGGCTCGACCGAGATCGGGCGCGTGATGTGCCCGCGCCTATTGCGCTCGGTGATGGAGACCCGCCTCGGCAGCCGCTGGGAGGTCTCGAAGCCCGACCCTACGCGGCACGCCACTCGCGGCTGCGTGTTTTCGATCACCGCGGGATGATCGCTTCGCGACGCGCGCGT harbors:
- a CDS encoding helix-turn-helix domain-containing protein, giving the protein MTRQGAELVGLLTDHGIPEKGARIYLAATRTGPQTAAELARVTTLHRVDAYRFIQQLTREGLLRATGGRPMRFAALPPEALLDRWIRAASERLDRLEQDRERILARWQESLEEIGESDPRKFTVIEGREAIRRFLIKRIGSAERQILVSVSGGALARLMDTGVDRALKEAHARGVKVRVVTEVDRAHLGEAKHFAGFTELRHVETSVANQAAVIDRSGTLLFLSGEDDGGRTEEEQVALWSSARAFIDLAREYHRRLWIPAVRAEERLVEIEVPDTATLLVVEGHEREPFRRLKEMTGLGMRATGIRELQLKVPELIQTIARQIGRQIANEVEGGTPTEVARSLQSYYQAHTSSRLEILKERPLTVRVTNCFACTNGSTEIGRVMCPRLLRSVMETRLGSRWEVSKPDPTRHATRGCVFSITAG